The genomic interval ACGCACTGCAGTTCAGCACTCAGCTCTGCGCCGTTCAGGGCGCCGGGCGCGCCATCTCAAAGGTCACGTACACCTCGCCCCCGCCGACCGCGATCCAGCGCGTCTGCATGCCGTACCGCGGATGCTCGATCTCCACCCGGTGGGTGCCCTGCGTCACGCGGCCGGTGACGAACATACCACGGCGGTTGGTGGTCCGCGGGGCGGCGCCCTCCACGCGCACCGTCACTCCCTCAACCGGATCGCCGCTGGCCGCGTCCAGAACCTGGCCGTGCACCGCGACGGGGGGCGAGCCGGTCGCCTGCAGCGTCACGCCCTCCACGTGCACGGTCTGCGAGAACACGGTCACGGCCAGGTCGCGCAGCACGGGCGCGGTGCCGACCAGCGTGAGGGTGACGGGGTCGCCGTGCTCGCCGTGCACCGTGGCGCGCGCGGTGATCGGCACCCCCACCGGCGCGGCGCAGAACCGGTAGTTCCCCTCCGAGTCCGTCCGCACCTCGCCGCGCACCGGCCCGGCGGGGCCGTTCCACCACACCGTGACGGCCGCGTCCGGAATCGGGACCCGGCTGCCGCTGTTCCGCACAGCACCGGCGAGCACGCCCGCGCCGGCGGCCAGCGAGTCGCACCCCGCGGCGATCACGGTGGCGAGCGAGGGCGAGAGGAGGCGTACGCTCGCGGCCGCGCCGGTCCGCACCGCCACGTCCGTGGCCGGCACGCGGTAGCGGAGCGAGTCGGTGCGCGGATGGGTGAAGGTGACGGAGTAGCGCCCCTCGCCGAGCCCGGCGATGCGGAAGCGGCCCTCGCCATCGGTCATCGCCGTCCGGTCGGTCCCCACCAGCGCGACGCGGGCACCGGGGAGCGGAGCCGCCGTCACCGCGTCCACCACCACCCCTTCCAGCGTCCCGGATTCGGCCGCGAACACCCGCTCGCCGGCCGCCGTCGACACATCCTGCACGTAGCCGCCGGTCTCGCGGAGCGCCTTGAGCACCACGTTGCTGCCGCGCCACGCCGTGGTGTTCCAGGTCTTCGCGACCAGTTGCGGCATCCGCAGGCGCCAGCGGCGGACGATCCAGGCACCGCCCGCCAGCCGCGCGAACTCCACGCGCCCGCCCACCCCCTCGTGCTCCTCTTCGCGCGGGAGGCCGGTGAAGCGGAAGTCGAGGTGGCGAAGCTCCGAAGTCGCGGGGTCCAGCCAGAGCACGCCGCTCACGTCGGTTACCTCGCGGCGGCGCGATGGCTCGAAAGTGAGCCCCACGAGCCCCGCGGTCGGTCCTTCGCCCCGCTGCACGCCGAAGCAGTGCGTATCCTGGAACTCGTCCGAGAGGAGGAGCGCGGCGTCAGGCGCGAAGAAGTAAATCCCGTCGCCGCGCACCTCGCGGTATCCCAGGCGAGTGAGCTCCGCGGCGTCACGGCTCCGCCACACCGAGCGCCCGCTGAAGCTGAGCCGCTGCGACGTCTCGGTGGTGATGCGCTCCGTCTCCGCCTCGATGTCGCGCACGTACTCGGTAAACCCGAAGCGCATGGCGCCCGACGTCCACGTGGTGGCGTCGATCGCCTTGCGCGCCTCCTCCCACAGCAGCGCCGCGGCACGGCCGTCCGCGCGGCGCACGTCGCAGCGCGAGCGGCCCTGCGCCACCACCGCCTCCAGAGCCACCGGCGCGCCGGCGCTCACCAGCCGCAGCTCGCGCGACTCGCCCGCCGCCAGCGCTAACGCAAGCGAGTTCGTCGCCCCGAACCCGATCCGCTCCGCGCGCACGCGGTAGCTCCCCGCCGTCCTGCCCTGCACGCTGAAGCGCCCGTCCGCGCCCGTCAGCGCACGCGCCACCACCTCGCCACCCTCGCCGCGCAGGCTGATGAAGGCGCCGGAGACCGGCTTCCCGGCCGCATCCACCAGCACTCCCCGCACCTGCTGCGCGGCCACCGGGCTCGCTGCGAGAGTGGCGATCACTGCGAGGACGATGCGCATGCGGGCTCCGGTGCTGCGGGAAAACCATCACACAGAGAAAACGGAGGGGAACAACAAGCCGCAGAGAACCCCTCCTCCTCTTTCAGTACCCCTCTGTGTCTCTGTGTAAGGCCAGTTCCTTAGAAGTCGGCGCTGCCCGGCGTCCGCGGATACGGAATCACGTCACGGATGTTGCCGAGCCCGGTCGCGTAAAGCACCAGCCGCTCGAAGCCGAGCCCGAACCCCGCGTGCGGCACCGTGCCGTAGCGGCGCAGGTCGCGGTACCACCAGTACGATTCCTTGGGCAGCCCCAGCTCGTCCATGCGCCGGTCCAGCACGTCCAGCCGCTCCTCGCGCTGCGACCCGCCGATGATCTCGCCGATGCCGGGCGCCAGCACGTCCATGGCGGCCACGGTGCGGCCGTCGTCGTTCTCGCGCATGTAGAACGACTTGATCTCCCTGGGATAGTTCATCACCACCACCGGGCGCTTCACCAGCTCCTCGGTCAGGTAGCGCTCGTGCTCGCTCTGCAGGTCCACGCCCCACTTCACCGGGAACTCGAACTTCTTTTTCGACTCCTCCAGGCGGCGCACGGCCTCCGTGTAGTCCATCCGCTCGAACGAGCTCTCCACGAAGCGCTCCACCCGCCCGAGGGCATCCTTGTCGATGCGGTCCACAAAGAACGCCATGTCGTCCTGCCGCTCGTTCAGCAGGTCGGTGAAGATCGACTTGAGGAGCGCCTCGGCGAGGTCCGCGTCGTCGCTCAGGTCCGCGAAGGCGATCTCCGGCTCGATCATCCAGAACTCGGCCAAGTGGCGGCTGGTGTTGGAGTTCTCCGCGCGGAACGTCGGGCCAAAGGTGTACACCTTGGTGAGCGCCTCGCAGTACGCCTCCACGTTCAGCTGCCCGCTCACCGTGAGCGACGCCGAGCGTCCGAAGAAGTCGTGCGAGAAGTCCACCCCGCCGTCCGTCGTGCGCGGCGGGTTCGCCAGGTCCAGCGTGGAGACGCGGAACATCTCCCCCGCCCCCTCCGCGTCGCTGGTGGTGATGATGGGCGTGTGGACCCAGAAGAAGCCGTTGCGGTCGAAGAAGCGGTGCACGGCCATGGACAGCGTGTGCCGCACGCGCGCCACCGCGCCGAATGTGTTGGTGCGCGGGCGGAGGTGCGCCACCGTGCGCAGGAACTCCATGGAGTGCGCCTTGGGCTGGATCGGGTACGTCTCCGGATCCTCCACCCACCCAAGCACTTCTACGCTCGCCGCGCGGACCTCCACCGGCTGCGGGCGTCCGGGCGTGGCCACGAGCTCGCCGCGCACGCTCACGGAGCACCCGGCGGTCAGGCGCGTCACCTCGCCGGCGTAGTTGGGCAGGTCGCCGCCCGCCACCACCTGGATGGGTGCGAAGCACGACCCGTCGTGCACGTTGAGGAACGAGATCCCGGCCTTGGAATCGCGCCGGGTGCGGATCCATCCCTGCACGAGTACGGCGGTGCCGGGCTCCACCTTGCCCGCGAGCAGTTCGGCGATCGAGGTGCGTTGCATCGGTCTCAGAATGTGGTCGGACGCTGGTTTGTCTGGACGGCGTGAAGCATCGCTGCCAACTTACTCATTCCGGCGCGATCCTGCACGATCCCTTCGGCCACCCTGGATGACTGACTCCGAGCTGGCGCAAGCGCTGCACGACGCGTGGCACTCCGACCGCGAGCACGTGGAGCGCATCGTCCTCGCCGCCGCCGTGATCGCGACGGCCCTGAAGCGCGCCGGGATGCGTGCGACGCTCGTCGGCGGCGCGGCGATAGAGTTCTACGCGCCTCTCGCGTATGCGACCACTGATATCGACCTCGTGGTGGAGGGCCGCACCCGCGACGAGATCAATGCGACCCTCACCGCGCTCGGGATGCGCAGGCAAGGCCGCCATTGGGTGCTGGACGACCTGTACGTGGAGGTGCCGGGCAGTTACTTCGGAGAGGTCGCTGACTCGTTCGAAGTCGGGCCTTTCACGTTGCGCGTGATCCGCAGG from Longimicrobium sp. carries:
- the asnS gene encoding asparagine--tRNA ligase, whose translation is MQRTSIAELLAGKVEPGTAVLVQGWIRTRRDSKAGISFLNVHDGSCFAPIQVVAGGDLPNYAGEVTRLTAGCSVSVRGELVATPGRPQPVEVRAASVEVLGWVEDPETYPIQPKAHSMEFLRTVAHLRPRTNTFGAVARVRHTLSMAVHRFFDRNGFFWVHTPIITTSDAEGAGEMFRVSTLDLANPPRTTDGGVDFSHDFFGRSASLTVSGQLNVEAYCEALTKVYTFGPTFRAENSNTSRHLAEFWMIEPEIAFADLSDDADLAEALLKSIFTDLLNERQDDMAFFVDRIDKDALGRVERFVESSFERMDYTEAVRRLEESKKKFEFPVKWGVDLQSEHERYLTEELVKRPVVVMNYPREIKSFYMRENDDGRTVAAMDVLAPGIGEIIGGSQREERLDVLDRRMDELGLPKESYWWYRDLRRYGTVPHAGFGLGFERLVLYATGLGNIRDVIPYPRTPGSADF
- a CDS encoding carboxypeptidase regulatory-like domain-containing protein, which translates into the protein MRIVLAVIATLAASPVAAQQVRGVLVDAAGKPVSGAFISLRGEGGEVVARALTGADGRFSVQGRTAGSYRVRAERIGFGATNSLALALAAGESRELRLVSAGAPVALEAVVAQGRSRCDVRRADGRAAALLWEEARKAIDATTWTSGAMRFGFTEYVRDIEAETERITTETSQRLSFSGRSVWRSRDAAELTRLGYREVRGDGIYFFAPDAALLLSDEFQDTHCFGVQRGEGPTAGLVGLTFEPSRRREVTDVSGVLWLDPATSELRHLDFRFTGLPREEEHEGVGGRVEFARLAGGAWIVRRWRLRMPQLVAKTWNTTAWRGSNVVLKALRETGGYVQDVSTAAGERVFAAESGTLEGVVVDAVTAAPLPGARVALVGTDRTAMTDGEGRFRIAGLGEGRYSVTFTHPRTDSLRYRVPATDVAVRTGAAASVRLLSPSLATVIAAGCDSLAAGAGVLAGAVRNSGSRVPIPDAAVTVWWNGPAGPVRGEVRTDSEGNYRFCAAPVGVPITARATVHGEHGDPVTLTLVGTAPVLRDLAVTVFSQTVHVEGVTLQATGSPPVAVHGQVLDAASGDPVEGVTVRVEGAAPRTTNRRGMFVTGRVTQGTHRVEIEHPRYGMQTRWIAVGGGEVYVTFEMARPAP